A region from the Silene latifolia isolate original U9 population chromosome 7, ASM4854445v1, whole genome shotgun sequence genome encodes:
- the LOC141590234 gene encoding uncharacterized protein LOC141590234 — MNALTLRNGKVLEETTNPKRMFVEDEAIVIEDEGKAMEEIVVEKKQAYEKEASLTPPRVYVPHAISEIPSYGKFLKELLSNKKKLGASTTINLYKECSAILLNKLPQKLDDPGSFSIPCSIGGIYIQRALCDLEASVSLMPLSIFKRLQMMDQKPTRVSLQLADRSVKFPLGVVKDVPLAIGKLVIPCDFFVMDIPEDTQVPIILGRPCLATAGAMIDVRSGKLSLQVGEDKVEFELSKTMGGPSMSDSCYRVYVLEEYLSEPSFECTSSDKLQDCLTNTDSKDVELLAYAWMLDSSPSHLTEPPVEAL; from the exons ATGAATGCTTTAACCTTAAGGAACGGAAAGGTACTTGAAGAGACTACTAATCCTAAGCGCATGTTTGTTGAAGATGAAGCTATTGTAATCGAGGATGAGGGCAAGGCGATGGAGGAAATTGTAGTTGAAAAGAAGCAAGCTTATGAGAAGGAAGCTTCGTTAACTCCACCTAGAGTATATGTGCCGCAT GCTATTTCTGAAATCCCATCTTATGGAAAATTTCTCAAGGAGCTGCTTTCTAACAAAAAGAAACTTGGAGCCAGCACGACTATTAACTTGTATAAGGAGTGTAGTGCCATACTCCTTAACAAGCTTCCTCAAAAGCTTGACGATCCTGGCAGTTTTTCAATCCCTTGTTCTATTGGAGGTATTTATATTCAACGTGCCTTATGTGATTTGGAGGCTAGTGTTAGCCTTATGCCTCTGTCGATTTTTAAGAGGTTACAAATGATGGATCAAAAGCCGACTAGAGTTTCACTACAATTGGCTGATCGGTCAGTCAAATTTCCACTTGGAGTCGTTAAAGATGTTCCCTTAGCTATTGGGAAACTTGTTATTCCATGTGATTTCTTTGTCATGGACATTCCTGAGGACACTCAAGTACCCATTATCTTGGGACGTCCATGTTTAGCCACTGCTGGTGCTATGATTGATGTGAGGAGTGGTAAGCTCTCATTGCAAGTTGGCGAAGACAAGGTAGAATTTGAGCTTAGCAAAACTATGGGCGGTCCTTCTATGAGTGATAGTTGCTACCGAGTTTATGTTTTAGAGGAGTACTTGTCTGAACCCTCTTTTGAGTGTACATCGTCTGATAAACTACAAGATTGTCTCACCAACACTGATTCTAAGGATGTAGAGTTGTTAGCCTATGCTTGGATGCTTGACTCCTCTCCATCTCATTTAACTGAGCCTCCGGTAGAGGCGTTGTAG